DNA from Hyalangium minutum:
CGCTCGGAGAGCAGCGCGGGTGCCACCTTCTGCCGCAGCCCAGCAAACACGCGAGCGTCCTCTCCCTCGAGGGAGGCACCCAGGGCCCGTGCCTCCAGGAAGAGCTCCAGCGCCAATCCCCACCGCAGCGAGGCCCGGGCCGCCTCGCCCTGCTCCTGGAACAGCTCCGCTTCCTCGGCCACGAGCCGCGCCAGCCCCACCACGCGCAGCGGCTGTCCCAGCAGCCGGGCGGTGGAGGCCGCATCCGCCATCGTGAGGGTGGAGTACTCCATGCCGAGCAGCGACAGCGCCGTGTCTCGGAGGAGCTGCTGGGCCTCCCCTGTCTTCCGCTCGCGGCGCAGCTTGAGCAGGGCAGAGAACGCGGCGGCAAACTGTTCGATGAGACTTTCGATGTAGTCCTTGCGGATCATGGTTCCTCGGGAGCCAGCCTCAGTCCGGGGGCGTGGCGGGTCAAGGGGTGAGAGGCCTGCTGTCGTGGGGAAGAAGTTCCTTGGCGCGGAGCCTCGTCCTGGGCTCTGCTGGCGCCCGCTTCGGCGAGGAGGCGCTGCGTGTTGACGATCATCGGTCCTATCTTCCTGGTGGTGGGCTTGGGGCTCCTGGCGGGCTGCTTCGGCGCGTACGCCCGGACGAAGCGCTTCCTGGCCGCCGCGCGCGAGGCCCGGGCCGAAGTCGTGGGCATGGACGAGCGCCACGGTGGCAGCAGCCAGAGCCGCTCGTACCACCCCATCCTGCGCTACCGGACGCAGGAGGGCGTGACGAAGGAGATCGTCTCGTCGGTGGGCTCCAACCCGCCGCGCTACAAGAAGGGCGACAGCGTCGCCGTCCTCTACGATCCCGCGAAGCCGGATGACATGCGCATCCACAGCTTCGCCAACGTCTGGCTCGTGCCGCTCATTCTGGGCTTCGTGGGCGTCATCTTCATCGTCGTGGGCTCGGTGCTGACGTTCGTCATGGAGCGCTGACAGCTCAATGAGCCCCTCCGCCTTCAACTGCCGCAGCACCAGCGGCACGTGTCGCGTGAGACTCCGGCACAAGCCGTCTCGAGCTCCGAGCTCGAAAAGGGCTCTCGCCGGCTCATCACCGCTTCACGCACCTGCTCGCTCGTGGCGCCGCGGCCGCTGCGGATCTGCCCCATTCCTGCCCTTGGCCCCTACCTGCCACCTGTAGGAGCGGGCGCCGCGCGAGGCTCGGTGTCCGCCGCCCGCCAGGGCCAGCCGCCGCCCGGCAGCCCGAGCGCCGCGTAGAGGTCCCTCAGCCCCGAGCAGAACACGCCCACCGCCATCAGACCGAGCACGAGGCGCAGGGCCTCGGGCACGGGCACAGGCTCCACGGCCAGCTCCGTGGGCAGCTGCCACGCCGCGAGCAGCACGGGAGCAACGTGGCCCAGCACCGCGCCATAGAGGATGCCCATCACCGCGTGCGTGCAGCGCTCGCCGGGGAACACGCCGCCCAGGGGCTTGCGCACGCGGTCCTCCACCACGAAGTCCGCGAGGGTGATTCCAATCTCCGTCACGATGATGACCGCGAGCACCGCGGCCCACGCGCCCCTCCACGCCACCCACGGCAGGCTCCCGAAGAGGAGCGCGTAGAAGAAGTCGCGCACGGCATGGAGCATCAGCTCGGGCCGGGTGCCTGGAACACCTCCGGGCAGGCGCGCGCGCCACTCGTGGTAGTAGAGCGTGTCGAACGCGCCCAGCGCTCCTTGGATGGCGAGCAGCCACAGCGCGGTGCTCATGGCGCCTCCTCCTCCGGCCTCACGAGCCCCTCATAAGTGAGCAGCCACCCCGCCATCGAGGAGCCAACCGTCACTCGTACCTGCATTCCTTCTGGGACTCCCAGGGCCGTGGCCTCGATGCGTGGGGCGAGCACCCGAGGCAGCGGCAGCCGCAGCGGCCCCAGGCAGAGCCAGGCACCGACCTGCTCATAGGCGATGCCTCCCTCCACTGGGCGCACCTGAAACACACACTCCACCGGGCCGAGCTGTTCACCGATCAGCCCCCCCTCCCGGGCGCGCTGCACCGTGGTGAGCACATGTCCACCGAAGCTGCGCTCCCAGCGCTGCAGGGCCCCGTCCTGCTGGACCACGAGCCGGGTGGGCACCTGCTCACCGGCCACTGGAAAGCGGCAGAGCCATCCCAGCACCGCGGACATCACCCCCGCGCCCCGGCGAATCGTAAAAGGGCCTCGGGCACATCCCGGCTCGTGCAGGCGGCGCACGGTGGCAGGCAGCCCGGACCAGCGAGGCCCCAGCACCTCCTTATAGAGCGAGGAGCCCTGCAGCTGTCTGAGCATGGGGGCGGCAGCCGCCACGAACGTGGACCTCCCAAAGAGACTGAAGGCCCGCAGCATACGCCGCGCGTGCCCCCGGCCGCGACCCGCCTCCCGGCCACTCCCGGGTCAGAGGTAGCGGCCGATGAGCCGGGGGAACTGCTCGGCCAGCCGCTGGAGCAGCCCTCGCCGCAGCCAGCCGCTCGCGTGGATCTCCCGCGCATGCCCCAGGTCGTGCTCGAAGTCCTGGGCCAGCTCGCCCGCCAGCGCCAAGTCCTCCACCACCAGCGAGCCCTCCTCCACCACATCCAGCGAGAGCGGATCCATGTTCGTCGACCCGATGACGCTCAGCCGGTCGTCCACGACGATCGTCTTGGAGTGCATCATCGACAGCTCGTACTCCCAGATGCGCACCCCGGCCGCGAGCAGCCGCGCATACGAGCCCCGCTGCCCCTCATGCACCACCTTCACATCGTGGTGGCGCCCCGGCACCAGCACCCGCACGTCCACGCCCTCCTTTGCCTTCAGGATGAGCAGGTCGCTGATGTCCTGGGGCGGGATGAAGTAGGCGTTGGCGATCCACAGCCGGTGGCGGGCCGCGGCGATCGCCACCATCGTCATCCGCTTTCCATCCGAGAGGTAGAGCTCTCCCGTGCTGGCCACGAAGCCCGCGCGGGCCTCGCCGGCCGGTGAGAGCGCCGGGAAGCACGCCTCGGGAAGAAAGCTTCCGCCTGCCTCTTGCCAGTTCTCCGCAAAGGCCTGCTGGAGCTGCCGCACGGCGGGGCCCCACACCCGGACATTGCTATCGCGCCACTCGTCGGCGTTGCGTGCGTCTCCCTCCCAGCTCTTCCAGATGCCCCACCCTCCGGTGATGCCGACTTCGCCATCGCGCACCACCAGCTTGCGGTGCATCCGCGACAGCATGCGCGTCAACTGAAGCGAGGCGATGGCCCCCTGGACGGACCGGAAGACGCGCGTCTCGCAGCCCACCGCCGCCAGCCGAGGGGCCACGGCCTCGAAGTTGATGCTCCCCATCGCATCCACGAGCACCCGGCACTCCACCCCCGGCTGCCGCTCGCTCAGCGCGCGGATCAACCGGTCCGAGGGCTCTCCCGGCCGCCAGATGTAGCTGAGGATGTGGATGCTGGAGCGTGCCGCGCGCACCTCCTCCTCGATGGCATCGAAGATGCGCCCATTGTTCACCCGCTCCACTCGATGGCCCGGCTCCAGCGCCACGCCCGTGGATTGGAAGAAGGCCTGAGACAGTCCCTCGGGCCCATCGGGCACGCTCCGGAGGCGGAGATCATGCGGATGGTTGGGGTAAGCGCAGCCCAGGAAGGTCGCGAAGAGGATGAGGACGGGCCAGCAACGAATCACCTGTGGAAGCTATGTCCCCCGGCCTGCCCGGGCGCGAGGACACACCGCTTCTGAAGGCCGTATGGACAACAAGTGACACTTCGCGGAGTGAGGCAGGAG
Protein-coding regions in this window:
- a CDS encoding DUF3592 domain-containing protein, giving the protein MLTIIGPIFLVVGLGLLAGCFGAYARTKRFLAAAREARAEVVGMDERHGGSSQSRSYHPILRYRTQEGVTKEIVSSVGSNPPRYKKGDSVAVLYDPAKPDDMRIHSFANVWLVPLILGFVGVIFIVVGSVLTFVMER
- a CDS encoding DUF4166 domain-containing protein; the protein is MLRQLQGSSLYKEVLGPRWSGLPATVRRLHEPGCARGPFTIRRGAGVMSAVLGWLCRFPVAGEQVPTRLVVQQDGALQRWERSFGGHVLTTVQRAREGGLIGEQLGPVECVFQVRPVEGGIAYEQVGAWLCLGPLRLPLPRVLAPRIEATALGVPEGMQVRVTVGSSMAGWLLTYEGLVRPEEEAP
- a CDS encoding phospholipase D-like domain-containing protein; amino-acid sequence: MIRCWPVLILFATFLGCAYPNHPHDLRLRSVPDGPEGLSQAFFQSTGVALEPGHRVERVNNGRIFDAIEEEVRAARSSIHILSYIWRPGEPSDRLIRALSERQPGVECRVLVDAMGSINFEAVAPRLAAVGCETRVFRSVQGAIASLQLTRMLSRMHRKLVVRDGEVGITGGWGIWKSWEGDARNADEWRDSNVRVWGPAVRQLQQAFAENWQEAGGSFLPEACFPALSPAGEARAGFVASTGELYLSDGKRMTMVAIAAARHRLWIANAYFIPPQDISDLLILKAKEGVDVRVLVPGRHHDVKVVHEGQRGSYARLLAAGVRIWEYELSMMHSKTIVVDDRLSVIGSTNMDPLSLDVVEEGSLVVEDLALAGELAQDFEHDLGHAREIHASGWLRRGLLQRLAEQFPRLIGRYL